From one Rhodamnia argentea isolate NSW1041297 chromosome 1, ASM2092103v1, whole genome shotgun sequence genomic stretch:
- the LOC115750270 gene encoding protein TIFY 4B isoform X2, with amino-acid sequence MTSLRCILDKPLNQLTEDDISQLTREDCRKFLKDKGMRRPSWNKSQAIQQVISLKALLEGHGDDDSGAKTLRKIVVSSVENPPLANSNSNSPDSAKELSAGASVSELADEAVPYRRKDLPESVPHGDVASAGVDLEKNTVSPRNVGAEEVTLGQMTIFYCGKVNVYDRVSPDKARTIMQLAASPIPLPLDDSSNGSAAIWSLPCHMQATSDNLCLLPPRAMVSHTTQTDMEGHVNRKVRLQKYFDKRKDRGRFKSRKDVGTASLGFEMFLNQKRLPVPEGQLSKNTRTCAPQPGMANGKNSP; translated from the exons ATGACGTCACTCCGCTGCATCCTCGACAAACCCCTCAACCAGCTAACGGAGGACGACATCTCGCAGCTCACCCGCGAGGACTGCCGCAAATTCCTCAAAGACAAAG GGATGAGGAGGCCCTCGTGGAACAAATCCCAGGCGATCCAGCAGGTCATTTCGCTCAAGGCGTTGCTCGAAGGCCACGGGGACGACGATTCCGGAGCCAAAACGCTGCGGAAGATCGTCGTTTCGTCCGTGGAGAATCCGCCGCTA GCGAACTCGAACTCGAACTCGCCCGACTCGGCGAAGGAGCTGAGTGCTGGCGCCAGTGTTTCGGAACTTGCAGACGAAGCCGTTCCGTATCGGCGGAAGGATCTGCCAGAATCGGTACCTCATGGAGATGTGGCTTCGGCAGGGGTGGACCTGGAGAAAAATACCGTTAGTCCCAG AAATGTCGGTGCTGAAGAGGTTACCCTGGGGCAAATGACTATTTTCTACTGTGGCAAGGTGAATGTATATGACAGAGTGTCTCCTGACAAG GCGCGGACAATCATGCAACTTGCTGCTAGTCCTATCCCCTTGCCGCTGGATGATTCATCAAATGGAAGTGCAGCAATTTGGTCACTCCCTTGTCATATGCAGGCTACAAGTGATAACTTGTGTCTATTGCCTCCAAGAGCAATGGTCTCTCATACCACACAAACAG ACATGGAAGGTCATGTGAATCGAAAAGTTCGGCTGCAGAAGTATTTTGACAAGCGAAAGGACAG GGGGAGATTCAAGTCCAGGAAAGATGTTGGAACAGCCTCTTTGGGCTTCGAGATGTTCTTGAACCAAAAAAGGTTGCCTGTTCCAGAGGGACAATTAAGCAAAAACACAAGGACCTGTGCACCACAACCTGGGATGGCAAACGGCAAAAATA GTCCCTGA
- the LOC115750270 gene encoding protein TIFY 4B isoform X1, which produces MTSLRCILDKPLNQLTEDDISQLTREDCRKFLKDKGMRRPSWNKSQAIQQVISLKALLEGHGDDDSGAKTLRKIVVSSVENPPLANSNSNSPDSAKELSAGASVSELADEAVPYRRKDLPESVPHGDVASAGVDLEKNTVSPRNVGAEEVTLGQMTIFYCGKVNVYDRVSPDKARTIMQLAASPIPLPLDDSSNGSAAIWSLPCHMQATSDNLCLLPPRAMVSHTTQTDMEGHVNRKVRLQKYFDKRKDRGRFKSRKDVGTASLGFEMFLNQKRLPVPEGQLSKNTRTCAPQPGMANGKNSQSFC; this is translated from the exons ATGACGTCACTCCGCTGCATCCTCGACAAACCCCTCAACCAGCTAACGGAGGACGACATCTCGCAGCTCACCCGCGAGGACTGCCGCAAATTCCTCAAAGACAAAG GGATGAGGAGGCCCTCGTGGAACAAATCCCAGGCGATCCAGCAGGTCATTTCGCTCAAGGCGTTGCTCGAAGGCCACGGGGACGACGATTCCGGAGCCAAAACGCTGCGGAAGATCGTCGTTTCGTCCGTGGAGAATCCGCCGCTA GCGAACTCGAACTCGAACTCGCCCGACTCGGCGAAGGAGCTGAGTGCTGGCGCCAGTGTTTCGGAACTTGCAGACGAAGCCGTTCCGTATCGGCGGAAGGATCTGCCAGAATCGGTACCTCATGGAGATGTGGCTTCGGCAGGGGTGGACCTGGAGAAAAATACCGTTAGTCCCAG AAATGTCGGTGCTGAAGAGGTTACCCTGGGGCAAATGACTATTTTCTACTGTGGCAAGGTGAATGTATATGACAGAGTGTCTCCTGACAAG GCGCGGACAATCATGCAACTTGCTGCTAGTCCTATCCCCTTGCCGCTGGATGATTCATCAAATGGAAGTGCAGCAATTTGGTCACTCCCTTGTCATATGCAGGCTACAAGTGATAACTTGTGTCTATTGCCTCCAAGAGCAATGGTCTCTCATACCACACAAACAG ACATGGAAGGTCATGTGAATCGAAAAGTTCGGCTGCAGAAGTATTTTGACAAGCGAAAGGACAG GGGGAGATTCAAGTCCAGGAAAGATGTTGGAACAGCCTCTTTGGGCTTCGAGATGTTCTTGAACCAAAAAAGGTTGCCTGTTCCAGAGGGACAATTAAGCAAAAACACAAGGACCTGTGCACCACAACCTGGGATGGCAAACGGCAAAAATAGTCAGTCTTTCTGTTGA